TTGACATGCTCCAAGAACCTGAGCAATCTTCTGGCTGTCTCATAGGCAGCACCAGCAGAAGGTTTCACCATCTTCAGCAACGGTTGTGCATAGGTGGTGAGTACCCCCAGTTCATAGTCCAATGCACTATTGATCATGACATTGGCATTGTTTTGGTAGGGGAAGATGTACTTGTTCTCTCCCCGTTCCACTGAAGGCCACATATTCAAGGTGGCTGTTGCATTTGCTCCACGGGTTCTGTTGTCACGGATCATACGCCGTATGATACGGTTGTCCGTGGTGCTGATTCGGTTATGGTCATCGAGATTCAGTTGGGTCAAGGCCGAGATATAGACCCTGAAAAGCAACTCCTTATCCAAGCTAGCAGTCAGCTTAGGATTCATCCCATGAATACCCTCAATGATTAGAATGGTCCGCTTATCCAAATGCACGGGTTGCTCATCATAGGTGCGGGTAAGAGTCTTGAAATCATAGAGGGGTAAGTGTACTTCTTTCTTTGCAAATAGATTTGCCAAATCCTCTTGGAACCGGGCAACATCAAGTGCCTCAAGAGCTTCAAGATCAGGCTTTCCTTCTTCATCCTTTGGTGCTTGATCTGGAGGAAGATAGTAGTTGTCCAATGATATCTTGATGGTTTTCTTGCCCAGGACCTGTAATTGGATTGACAGCTTATGGGCGAATGTGGTCTTGCCTGATGAGGAAGGCCCGGCGACTAGCACTGCTTTTACACTGCTATGTAGGTGTATCTGGTCTGCAATGCTTGCGATTTTCTTCTGTTGCAATGCTTCAGCAAGTCGAATGAAGGACTCAACGGTGTTCTGGTTGCCCATCTGATTCAGCTGGCCCAACGACTGAACATTGAGAATGGAGCCCCAAGCCTTATACTCCCGATAGATGGAGAAAAGCAGTGGATTGTCAACGAAGGGGTCAAGTCCAATGACATTGTGTGAACGTGGATAGCGGAGAAGCATCCCCCGTTCCTGATATGGCTTGAGCTCCCACACCCGCATCAGGCCTGTCTTGCTGAGCAAGGGTTCGTAGGAGATGTCCATATAGCCCTGCAACCGATAGAGATTTACCTTGGGGTCATTTCGAGTGGAGAGTAGGGCAGCAGTCTGTTCATGGTGGTTGTTCTCAAAGTAGGAGAGTGCTTTCTCATAGGGTAGCAAGACCTCCTCGATTGGAAGGTTCTGCTCAACCAGAGTCTGCATGGCCTTCTCGATTGCTTTGATATCGGCATTGTTCAGGGTGAGGTCATCATCAAAACTGAAATAATATCCATCACCAAGTGAATGCCCTATGACCAGTCTCCGGTTGGGGTAGAGCATGGAGACAGCAGCACAGAGAAGGTAGCAGAGGGAGTGTCGGTACATCCTTTTGCCCATGTCTCCAAAAAGTCGTACCGGTTCAAGGCTGCAATCTGCGACCAATGCCCTCGAACAGGAGTGGAGCTCGTGGTTCACCAAGGCTCCTATATATGGGTTTTCTCTATAGGCTTGTTCTTTGCAGGATTCTACCACCTTTGCCTCAACCAAGGCCTCTTCTACGGTGGCTCCAGTGGGGAGTACTAAATGTTGTTGTTTGATGGTTACGGTAATACTCTTCATGTTGCCATCATACAAGGAGGCTTCTTGCTAAACAAGAGTAAAGCGTTTTTGTCGGGTATGTGCTATACTGCTGTTTTAGTCCAGGGTCATGATTCTGGATTGACAGCCGACTGGGAGGTAGGTACCTTTTGTACATGAGGAAAAAGCTTCATCTGGCGTTTCCCTATCGCCAACGTTTCATACTACATATAGATTTGGAATCAGAAACATATACGAGCATACCGATGGAAGAGGAAGAAGCCAAGAGCTACCTCGGAGGGAGGTTGCTTGGCCTGATGCTTTGGGATCGTTTTGCTGAATATGACCAGATGGGGGAGGAGTGCTATGAGCGGGGTAATCCGGTCATCTTTTCCCCTGGTGCTGTAGTTGATACACCGCTGAGCTACTGCAACTCCTTCACGGTAGTAACCAAGAGTCCTGTCACTGGCTCTCTGTCAGTATCCAGTGCAACATCCTCGCTCGCTGGAGCCATTGTTGGCTGTGGGTATGCTGCATTGGTGATAACCGGTCGTAGCAGAAAGTTGTGCAGCTTTTCCATTGCAGATGGGGAAGTGGTCTTTAGCGATGCTGAGATGTATCATAACCTCACCACAATCGAAGTAGCAAAGAAAGTAGGGAAAGAGCACATGGTTGTAATAGGCCCTGCAGGGGAACACTTCGTACCCTTTGCATCCCTTTATGCAAACAACCAGAACATAACCCAAGGCGGGGTGGGGTGTGTCTGTGGGATGAAGAACATCAAGTTTTTTACGTTGTCTCCCCATAGTCATGGAAGGGAAGCCTATGATTCACATAGATTGGGTCTCCTGAACCAATCCTATCTGAAGGACCTTGGAAAGACCAGAATGGGAAAGACGATAGCCCAGGAGGGGTCAATCGCGTTGCTTTCTAAAGCAAACCATCATGGATGGGCTGCGATTGATACGTATTCAATGCGCGTTGATGGAAGGCTTTGGGGGCTATGTACCCGTAGTGTACCGAAAGGGATTCCACTCGACGATCCCTCGTTTCCTATATGTCAGGACCATGCCCCACTGGATCTGGAAAGTGCAATGGCATTGGGTTCGAATCTGGAACTCTTTGACAGCAGAAGTGTACAACAGGTAGCCCACCGATGTCTGGAAAATGGTCTGGAAGTAGTGAGTACGGGTGCAGTGCTTGCATGGGCAAGAGCATGCCGAAGGGAGGGGAAGCTTAGTTTCCTTCCCGACCTGCAACGTTCGACAGCGGTACTCTATCTCCGGCTACTAGATGCAATGGCCTACAGAAGAGGGTCTGGAGAGCAATTGGGCATAGGGCTCAGAGCCTTGGTGGCGCAATATGGGGGAGCAGAGCATGCTTTCATGGTTGATGGATTACCCTTGCCTCCCTATGACTATCGCGCACTCCCGGTGCAAGCTCTGCTTGTATCCATTGGAAGAAGAAGTGTGGTGCTAGGGGAGCTTTTATGGGGAAATCACTACCACAGGGGAAGTGAGCGCCGTCTTGTCTCCTGGGCTCTATATGTACAGAAGCTCACCTATGCCTGTGAAAGCGCAGGCTTGTGTCCCCTGGTTACGCTTCCTGGTTTCAATCATCGACTCTTCCACTTCCCACATTTCTCATTTGCAAGAAAGAATTTCTCGAGATTGGCTTTATTGGTTTCACTGGGGGAGGGATATGAGATCAACGCACATACCGTGCGCTCCTATGGAGACAAGGCTCTGCATCTGCAAGCAACCATTGATGACAGACTTCTGCATCGCGAGGGTCGCTATGGATCGCTCCCTGACCAGCTCTTGGTCAATGGGAAGAGTAATTTTCGTTCAGCCCAGGTAGTTCCCTTGGCTCGGTTGCTTGATGCTTACTGGTCAGCACTTGGGAGAAAATAATACTGAAGACCGGCAATTGGTTGGTCTCCAGTGAGAGAGCGTATACTGATACCCGTTTCATCCATTAGTGCATAGGTAGGACCAAGGGGTGTCCTTGGGTAGGTTGTTGACCCAGGGTTCACCCAGATGACACCATCCTCTCCCCTCTGGAGTTTTGGCGCATGGGTATGACCACTGATAAAAATGTCCCCTGCTTTCAGATTCTGACCAAAAGGGGAGTGAATTCTATCCCCGTGGGTCATGAATATGGTTCGTCCCTGCCAGTCGATGCGTCTCTTCTGGGGAGGTAGGGGTATTCCTGCATTGCTGAAGTCATAGCTGTTGTCACAGTTCCCTCTTACCAGAGATAGATGTGGGATATTCCTGAGTAGTAACTGGAAATGTGCGTGGCCTGAGGGACAGAGATCACCGGCGACCAAGATTGATTCTGCATGGTGTTCATGTGCTCGTTGATCAAGAAGTGAGAGGGCATCAATCGAACCATGTATATCGCTGGCAAGCAAGAGAGTTTTGGGCATGAAATCTCCTGATTTTTCTTTGCTAAAGACAAATGCTTCTTGTGATGTATGAATAATACTGGTAGTATAATACGAGAATTATATAAAAAAATATATAGGGAAGGAGGCTCAAATGGCTACCATCCGAGAGCTGTCTTGCAGCGATGGGAAACGCGTAATGTATCGCGTATGGGTTCCAGAGGGGTCACAGGTTGAGGCTGTTCTTCTCATTCTGCATGGTATGGCTGAGCATAGCCTCCGATATGATGCATTCGCCACATTTCTCAATTCCAAGGGAATTGCCGTCTATGCTCCTGATCATCGTGGTCATGGAGAGACTGTGAAAAATGATGGGGAAACCCTTGGTTGGTTTGCCCAGCGGGATGGTTGGCAACGAGTGGTGCAAGATGTCTATGAATTGACGAATGTTATCCTCGCCGAATATCCCAGTCACAGTCTTTTCTTGCTTGGCCATAGCATGGGCTCTTTCCTCGCAAGAAGTCTCATGGTGAAATACTCTGACCTTTTTGATGGTGTCATCCTTATGGGTACCGGTGCTTCCCAAGGATTGCTTGGAAAAATTGGCAAGATGATTGCCCGCAGTCACATCAATAAACATGGTTCAAAGCATCCCGATACACAACTGGATAAGATGAGCTTTGGCGCATACAACAAGAAGATACCGGATGCAAAGACGTCATTCGATTGGCTGAGTAGGGATGCTGAACAAGTAGCGAAGTATATCGAGGATCCTTTGTGTGGATTTGTCTGCACCTCGGGGTTCTTTGCGGACTTGTTGGATGGGGTGGAGCTTGCCAATGATGTTGAGAAAGCAAAGAAGCTCCCCTCGGATCTCTCTCTCTTGATCATCAGTGGGAGTGAGGATCCTGTAGGAGGGTTCTCCAAGGGCGTTCGCAAGGTATACGAGTTCTACCGTAATTGTAGCATCTCTGACATCACCCTGAATTTGGTTGAGGGTGCACGGCATGAATTATTGCAGGAAACCAATAGGGAGCAGACGGCACAATACCTCTATTCCTGGATGAAGCAGAGGCTGTAATCATGTCCTATAAAAGTATCGTTCAGCAGAATCTTAAGCGGCTGAGTACCTTTTTCTCAGCCGTGTTTAGGCAGGCTATGAAAGATAATTTTCTCAACTCTGCTTCGGGGTTGGTCTACTCCACGCTTTTGGCCATTGTACCTGCTGCAACCTTCCTCTTCACCTTCTTCAATGCTTTTGGTGTTATGGAACCGTTGGTGAGTTTTCTCTCCCAGTGGTTCACGGAATTGGCAGGAGAGGAGGCAGGTGGTCAGTTGATGATTCTCCTGACCCAGTACACCCGTAATGCAACCAGTTTGGGAGTTGTTGGTCTCATATCCTTCCTGATCACCATGGTTCTCTTGATCAACAAGGTATGGATTGTAATCAACCGGATATACCGTTCAAGCAGAAGTCGGAACGCCCTGAAACGATTTGCAGGCTATATTTCATTCTTGATCGTAGCAACCTTGTTGCTTGCAGCATATGTAAGTGCTCAATCCATTCTCACTTCCTGGTACCTCAATTTGATAGGGGTGACCCTGGGTAGGTGGTCTGTTGCAGTCGAAGCCATTGCCCCGAGTTTTATCGTGGCCTTGGTTATTTTCCTGCTTATATACCTTGTTCCCAATACAAGGGTCCGTTTCGATTCAGCAATTCTTGGAAGCATTGCAGGGTTGTTGGTGATCAATATTTTCAGCAAGCTGACTTCACTGTTGACATCAATGGCGAGCAGGTTCTCAGTCATCTATGGCTCTTTTGCAGCCATCTTCCTGTTCTTGTTCTTCTGTTATGTTTTTTGGGCAACAGTCTTCTTCAGTGTTGAGCTTGCATATGTGCATCAGTTCAGGCCAGATGTTTCCAGTTTCCGTGGGCTGCCACAAAGCCCAGCACTGCAGTTATCTGAAGGAACCAACATCATGATGCTTATTGGAAGCAATTTTCGAGAAGGGAAGGGTGCTACCTCCACCAAGGAGTTGCTTGACCGCCTCGCAATCCCATACAATCGATTGCAGGGATTCCTTGGACTCCTGACTCAACTAGAGTTCATCACCCCCACCAACAGCAGCCAAACCAGCTATATCCCCAAGCAACCGCTTGATACCCTTCGTCTCCAGGACCTGGTAAAGGGGCTGTATGGTATGGAAACCATCGATGAGGTTGAGCACGATACTGCCGGTGAGGCGGTTGCTGAGCAGGTCCAGG
The sequence above is drawn from the uncultured Sphaerochaeta sp. genome and encodes:
- a CDS encoding nucleoside kinase; translation: MKSITVTIKQQHLVLPTGATVEEALVEAKVVESCKEQAYRENPYIGALVNHELHSCSRALVADCSLEPVRLFGDMGKRMYRHSLCYLLCAAVSMLYPNRRLVIGHSLGDGYYFSFDDDLTLNNADIKAIEKAMQTLVEQNLPIEEVLLPYEKALSYFENNHHEQTAALLSTRNDPKVNLYRLQGYMDISYEPLLSKTGLMRVWELKPYQERGMLLRYPRSHNVIGLDPFVDNPLLFSIYREYKAWGSILNVQSLGQLNQMGNQNTVESFIRLAEALQQKKIASIADQIHLHSSVKAVLVAGPSSSGKTTFAHKLSIQLQVLGKKTIKISLDNYYLPPDQAPKDEEGKPDLEALEALDVARFQEDLANLFAKKEVHLPLYDFKTLTRTYDEQPVHLDKRTILIIEGIHGMNPKLTASLDKELLFRVYISALTQLNLDDHNRISTTDNRIIRRMIRDNRTRGANATATLNMWPSVERGENKYIFPYQNNANVMINSALDYELGVLTTYAQPLLKMVKPSAGAAYETARRLLRFLEHVNPIPDTLVPEDSLLREFIGGSEFGVI
- a CDS encoding aldehyde ferredoxin oxidoreductase N-terminal domain-containing protein; its protein translation is MRKKLHLAFPYRQRFILHIDLESETYTSIPMEEEEAKSYLGGRLLGLMLWDRFAEYDQMGEECYERGNPVIFSPGAVVDTPLSYCNSFTVVTKSPVTGSLSVSSATSSLAGAIVGCGYAALVITGRSRKLCSFSIADGEVVFSDAEMYHNLTTIEVAKKVGKEHMVVIGPAGEHFVPFASLYANNQNITQGGVGCVCGMKNIKFFTLSPHSHGREAYDSHRLGLLNQSYLKDLGKTRMGKTIAQEGSIALLSKANHHGWAAIDTYSMRVDGRLWGLCTRSVPKGIPLDDPSFPICQDHAPLDLESAMALGSNLELFDSRSVQQVAHRCLENGLEVVSTGAVLAWARACRREGKLSFLPDLQRSTAVLYLRLLDAMAYRRGSGEQLGIGLRALVAQYGGAEHAFMVDGLPLPPYDYRALPVQALLVSIGRRSVVLGELLWGNHYHRGSERRLVSWALYVQKLTYACESAGLCPLVTLPGFNHRLFHFPHFSFARKNFSRLALLVSLGEGYEINAHTVRSYGDKALHLQATIDDRLLHREGRYGSLPDQLLVNGKSNFRSAQVVPLARLLDAYWSALGRK
- a CDS encoding YfcE family phosphodiesterase — its product is MPKTLLLASDIHGSIDALSLLDQRAHEHHAESILVAGDLCPSGHAHFQLLLRNIPHLSLVRGNCDNSYDFSNAGIPLPPQKRRIDWQGRTIFMTHGDRIHSPFGQNLKAGDIFISGHTHAPKLQRGEDGVIWVNPGSTTYPRTPLGPTYALMDETGISIRSLTGDQPIAGLQYYFLPSADQ
- a CDS encoding alpha/beta hydrolase; translation: MATIRELSCSDGKRVMYRVWVPEGSQVEAVLLILHGMAEHSLRYDAFATFLNSKGIAVYAPDHRGHGETVKNDGETLGWFAQRDGWQRVVQDVYELTNVILAEYPSHSLFLLGHSMGSFLARSLMVKYSDLFDGVILMGTGASQGLLGKIGKMIARSHINKHGSKHPDTQLDKMSFGAYNKKIPDAKTSFDWLSRDAEQVAKYIEDPLCGFVCTSGFFADLLDGVELANDVEKAKKLPSDLSLLIISGSEDPVGGFSKGVRKVYEFYRNCSISDITLNLVEGARHELLQETNREQTAQYLYSWMKQRL
- a CDS encoding YihY/virulence factor BrkB family protein codes for the protein MSYKSIVQQNLKRLSTFFSAVFRQAMKDNFLNSASGLVYSTLLAIVPAATFLFTFFNAFGVMEPLVSFLSQWFTELAGEEAGGQLMILLTQYTRNATSLGVVGLISFLITMVLLINKVWIVINRIYRSSRSRNALKRFAGYISFLIVATLLLAAYVSAQSILTSWYLNLIGVTLGRWSVAVEAIAPSFIVALVIFLLIYLVPNTRVRFDSAILGSIAGLLVINIFSKLTSLLTSMASRFSVIYGSFAAIFLFLFFCYVFWATVFFSVELAYVHQFRPDVSSFRGLPQSPALQLSEGTNIMMLIGSNFREGKGATSTKELLDRLAIPYNRLQGFLGLLTQLEFITPTNSSQTSYIPKQPLDTLRLQDLVKGLYGMETIDEVEHDTAGEAVAEQVQDRGVAALGNLTIEQLLQRI